In Chiloscyllium plagiosum isolate BGI_BamShark_2017 chromosome 26, ASM401019v2, whole genome shotgun sequence, the sequence CAGTTCTTCTCTCTTACATTGTTGACTGACACATGAACAATTTCACTGGATTTTGTTCCCTGAGTATTTGAGGCTGTGCAGTAATATTGATGATGTTGCTGTGAGAAGGATTGACAATGTAGATCCAGTTTATTGGTGTCAGAGATCATTGAATCTTGAGATGGGGTCTTCTCAGACCATGTGTAGTGAatggggaaggatccacaggcaGATTCACAGGAGACTGTCACTGAACCCCCAGAACGTGAGACATTTGGTTGGGATAAATATTGAAATCCAGGAACAGACACAGCTTCTGTGGGAAAGAAACAATTATTCTGTGAGAAAATTCAAATATTCCCCAACACTTTGTCACTTTTCTTCCTGGATAAAACACTGATCAGACATATCAGCAGagagtaatttaaaataaaatgagtcACGTACCATCAGAAATGTGCAGCTTTACATTAAACATTGGGTCATGGCCAGGAGTCTCGATCCCACAGCTGTACCATCCTGCATCTTCCCATTGAAGATTCTTGATTGTGACAAGAAACATTCCTCGTGTTTTGTCGTCAGTGATCGTTATTCTCCCATTTGGCCAATTTGTTTTTGCTCTAACAGAACACAGACGACTCCATCCTTGACACCAATATTTCACGTGTGACTGGTTATGCTGCGCTTCGTAATGACAAGATATTGTGATTGCTCTTCCCAAAATTCCCGTTACGTGTTCCTCTGCCCATAAAGCATCTGAAACTGAagagacaacatttcaaaaatttaACTGGAAAGAATTGCTTATTACAAACAGATACATTTTAATCAGCTACATTCCATCCAGTATATGATGAATGTAATCATTAATATAAACCCTTATCAGAGCCTCAGGTGTTCCAAATTCCCAGG encodes:
- the LOC122563081 gene encoding CMRF35-like molecule 8 isoform X2, with the translated sequence MWTLILLICSIPVSDALWAEEHVTGILGRAITISCHYEAQHNQSHVKYWCQGWSRLCSVRAKTNWPNGRITITDDKTRGMFLVTIKNLQWEDAGWYSCGIETPGHDPMFNVKLHISDEAVSVPGFQYLSQPNVSRSGGSVTVSCESACGSFPIHYTWSEKTPSQDSMISDTNKLDLHCQSFSQQHHQYYCTASNTQGTKSSEIVHVSVNNVREKNCSYRIKMPNIGREYTCDKSSIKSSTTFTTISPTTSPTISPTATGTSAGPKSVRKSCVAWDVIRWVLFTLLVICSVSVTMFTRKH
- the LOC122563081 gene encoding CMRF35-like molecule 8 isoform X1, whose protein sequence is MCTLILLICSIPVSDALWAEEHVTGILGRAITISCHYEAQHNQSHVKYWCQGWSRLCSVRAKTNWPNGRITITDDKTRGMFLVTIKNLQWEDAGWYSCGIETPGHDPMFNVKLHISDEAVSVPGFQYLSQPNVSRSGGSVTVSCESACGSFPIHYTWSEKTPSQDSMISDTNKLDLHCQSFSQQHHQYYCTASNTQGTKSSEIVHVSVNNVREKNCSYRIKMPNIGREYTCDKSSIKSSTTFTTISPTTSPTISPTATGTSAGPKSVRKSCVAWDVIRWVLFTLLVICSVSVTMFTRKH
- the LOC122563081 gene encoding CMRF35-like molecule 8 isoform X3, with translation MWTLILLICSIPVSDALWAEEHVTGILGRAITISCHYEAQHNQSHVKYWCQGWSRLCSVRAKTNWPNGRITITDDKTRGMFLVTIKNLQWEDAGWYSCGIETPGHDPMFNVKLHISDEAVSVPGFQYLSQPNVSRSGGSVTVSCESACGSFPIHYTWSEKTPSQDSMISDTNKLDLHCQSFSQQHHQYYCTASNTQGTKSSEIVHVSVNNVREKNCSYRIKMPNIVALPGM